From Rhodamnia argentea isolate NSW1041297 chromosome 10, ASM2092103v1, whole genome shotgun sequence, a single genomic window includes:
- the LOC115752361 gene encoding switch 2 isoform X2 yields the protein MFQSFRLLEHQREGVKFLYGLYKNNHGGVLGDDMGLGKTIQTIAFLAAIFGKDAESDSLKGSKEGQLQKKEPVLIICPTSVIHNWESEFSKWATFAVSMYHGANRELILEKLGARAIEVLITSFDTYRIHGSILSDIKWEVVIIDEAHRVKNEKSKLYASCLDIKTPRRIGLTGTIMQNKIMELFNLFDLVAPGSLGTREHFRDFYDEPLKHGQRSTAPEKFVQIADKRKQHLVGVLRKYMLRRTKDETIGHLMMGKEDNVVFCAMSELQKRAYRRMLQLPDIQCLINKDIPCSCGSPLSQVECCKRTVPDGIIWPHLHRDNPEGCDSCPFCLVLPCLIKLQQISNHLELIKPNPRDEPDKQKKDAEFAAAVFGSDTDMVGGNTQNENFMGLSDVKHCGKMRALEKLMLSWISQGDKVLLFSYSVRMLDILEKFLIRKGYCFSRLDGSTPANARQTLVDDFNSSPSKQVFLISTRAGGLGLNLVSANRVVIFDPNWNPAHDLQAQDRSFRFGQKRHVLVFRLLAAGSLEELVYSRQVYKQQLSNIAVSGKMEKRYFEGVQDCKEFRGELFGICNLFHDLSDKLFTSEIIELHGGQSLESETHLDAKQKSPEWANSDVPQEEVSTTMISKNRKPYDRQKPMTSKPTLEDLGVVYAHRNEEIVNFGPGIQINPEVNMTQNDKQLSVHLKSKRKPSHDGVETEASTTRNWKKDQFKLLAQFKGMNEIEFSKWLVSATPSEREKVLHDFKETRQKIPKG from the exons ATGTTCCAGTCATTCAG GTTGCTCGAGCATCAAAGGGAGGGCGTCAAATTTTTGTATGGTTTGTACAAGAATAACCATGGAGGTGTTCTTGGTGATGACAT GGGGCTTGGGAAGACCATTCAAACAATTGCATTTCTGGCTGCTATTTTTGGAAAAGATGCAGAATCTGATAGTCTTAAGGGTTCCAAGGAAGGTCAATTACAGAAGAAGGAACCTGTATTAATAATTTGCCCCACCTCTGTAATTCATAATTGGGaaagtgaattttctaagtgGGCAACCTTTGCTGTGTCCATGTATCATGGTGCGAACCGTGAACTTATTCTTGAGAAGTTAGGTGCTCGTGCTATTGAGGTACTCATAACCAGTTTTGACACATACAGAATTCATGGTAGCATCTTGTCTGATATTAAATGGGAGGTTGTGATAATTGATGAGGCACATCGGGTCAAAAACGAGAAATCGAAGCTCTATGCATCGTGTTTAGATATCAAGACCCCCAGGCGTATTGGTCTAACGGGAACAATAATGCAGAATAAGATCATGGAActgtttaatttgttcgattTGGTCGCACCGGGATCCTTGGGGACGAGGGAGCATTTTAGGGACTTCTATGATGAACCTCTCAAGCATGGTCAACGATCCACTGCTCCAGAAAAATTTGTCCAGATTGCTGATAAGCGAAAACAACACCTAGTGGGAGTTCTTCGTAAATATATGCTGAGAAGGACAAAAGATGAGACTATTGGGCATCTTATGATGGGTAAGGAAGATAATGTTGTGTTCTGTGCCATGAGTGAATTACAAAAGAGAGCGTATAGGAGAATGTTACAGTTGCCAGATATCCAGTGCCTAATAAATAAGGACATCCCTTGTAGTTGTGGAAGCCCACTTAGTCAAGTTGAATGTTGCAAGAGGACTGTACCAGATGGGATCATTTGGCCTCACCTTCACAGGGATAACCCTGAGGGTTGTGATTCATGTCCATTTTGCCTTGTCCTTCCTTGCTTGATCAAGCTTCAGCAG ATAAGCAATCACCTGGAATTAATTAAGCCTAATCCTAGGGATGAACCAgataagcaaaaaaaagatgctGAATTTGCCGCCGCTGTTTTTGGCTCTGATACTGATATGGTGGGTGGGAATACCCAGAATGAGAACTTCATGGGGCTGAGTGATGTTAAACATTGTGGCAAGATGCGGGCCCTTGAAAAGTTGATGCTCTCCTGGATCTCTCAAGGTGACAAGGTTCTTCTGTTTAGTTACTCGGTCAG GATGTTGGACATACTTGAGAAATTTCTCATACGCAAAGGTTATTGCTTTTCAAGACTCGATGGTTCTACTCCAGCCAATGCACGTCAGACTCTTGTTGATGACTTTAATTCTAGTCCGAGCAAACAG GTTTTCCTTATATCAACACGAGCTGGTGGGCTTGGGCTGAATCTTGTCAGTGCGAACCGTGTGGTAATATTTGATCCAAACTGGAATCCTGCCCATGATTTACAGGCCCAGGACAGGTCCTTCCGCTTTGGGCAGAAGCGGCATGTTCTGGTCTTCCGTCTTCTCGCAGCTGGCTCTCTTGAAGAGCTCGTTTATTCTCGGCAAGTTTACAAGCAGCAGTTGTCCAACATTGCTGTTTctggaaaaatggaaaagagataCTTTGAAGGAGTTCAG GACTGCAAGGAGTTTCGGGGTGAGCTATTCGGAATCTGCAATTTGTTTCATGATCTGTCTGACAAACTTTTCACTAGTGAGATTATTGAACTACATGGGGGACAATCATTGGAAAGCGAAACACACCTTGATGCAAAACAGAAGTCACCAGAATGGGCTAATAGTGATGTTCCTCAAGAGGAAGTCAGCACAACAATGATCTCTAAGAATAGAAAGCCTTATGATCGACAAAAACCTATGACCAGTAAGCCAACACTTGAAGACTTGG GTGTTGTATATGCTCACCGAAATGAGGAGATTGTAAACTTTGGTCCGGGAATTCAAATAAATCCAGAAGTGAACATGACCCAGAATGATAAGCAGCTCTCAGTTCATCTTAAGAGTAAAAGAAAACCTAGTCACGATGGTGTTGAAACGGAGGCATCTACAACCAGGAATTGGAAAAAAGATCAATTTAAGCTTCTTGCACAGTTTAAGGGTATGAACGAGATCGAGTTCAGCAAGTGGCTGGTATCGGCAACTCCTTCAGAACGGGAAAAGGTCCTTCATGACTTCAAGGAAACAAGGCAAAAGATTCCGAAGGGTTGA
- the LOC115752361 gene encoding switch 2 isoform X1, whose translation MSLRALKETLKPCSSLPSSSFSTDSTSPSKPSLSQEFELGNLRKPPKSSLSQQLLRLQGSFSSEERPSHVRGKEDRAGVKEEDGEGEGEEKEEEEEEKVRVVFGRPKSASFQFDHTGPFEPLVLSSEGDVPVIQVPSSINCRLLEHQREGVKFLYGLYKNNHGGVLGDDMGLGKTIQTIAFLAAIFGKDAESDSLKGSKEGQLQKKEPVLIICPTSVIHNWESEFSKWATFAVSMYHGANRELILEKLGARAIEVLITSFDTYRIHGSILSDIKWEVVIIDEAHRVKNEKSKLYASCLDIKTPRRIGLTGTIMQNKIMELFNLFDLVAPGSLGTREHFRDFYDEPLKHGQRSTAPEKFVQIADKRKQHLVGVLRKYMLRRTKDETIGHLMMGKEDNVVFCAMSELQKRAYRRMLQLPDIQCLINKDIPCSCGSPLSQVECCKRTVPDGIIWPHLHRDNPEGCDSCPFCLVLPCLIKLQQISNHLELIKPNPRDEPDKQKKDAEFAAAVFGSDTDMVGGNTQNENFMGLSDVKHCGKMRALEKLMLSWISQGDKVLLFSYSVRMLDILEKFLIRKGYCFSRLDGSTPANARQTLVDDFNSSPSKQVFLISTRAGGLGLNLVSANRVVIFDPNWNPAHDLQAQDRSFRFGQKRHVLVFRLLAAGSLEELVYSRQVYKQQLSNIAVSGKMEKRYFEGVQDCKEFRGELFGICNLFHDLSDKLFTSEIIELHGGQSLESETHLDAKQKSPEWANSDVPQEEVSTTMISKNRKPYDRQKPMTSKPTLEDLGVVYAHRNEEIVNFGPGIQINPEVNMTQNDKQLSVHLKSKRKPSHDGVETEASTTRNWKKDQFKLLAQFKGMNEIEFSKWLVSATPSEREKVLHDFKETRQKIPKG comes from the exons atgtcaCTGCGCGCTTTGAAGGAGACGCTTAAGCCCTGCTCCAGCCTCCCTTCCTCATCCTTCTCCACCGACTCAACCTCCCCATCCAAGCCCTCGCTGTCCCAAGAGTTTGAGCTCGGAAATCTCAGGAAGCCTCCGAAATCGTCTCTCTCGCAGCAGCTCCTGCGGCTTCAGGGCTCCTTCTCTTCGGAGGAGCGTCCCTCGCATGTCCGAGGAAAGGAGGATCGCGCTGGAgttaaggaagaagatggggagggagagggagaggaaaaggaggaggaggaggaagagaaagtgAGGGTGGTGTTTGGGAGACCGAAGTCGGCGAGCTTTCAGTTTGATCACACCGGGCCTTTTGAACCGTTGGTCTTGTCTTCAGAGGGAGATGTTCCAGTCATTCAG GTTCCCTCATCCATCAATTGCAGGTTGCTCGAGCATCAAAGGGAGGGCGTCAAATTTTTGTATGGTTTGTACAAGAATAACCATGGAGGTGTTCTTGGTGATGACAT GGGGCTTGGGAAGACCATTCAAACAATTGCATTTCTGGCTGCTATTTTTGGAAAAGATGCAGAATCTGATAGTCTTAAGGGTTCCAAGGAAGGTCAATTACAGAAGAAGGAACCTGTATTAATAATTTGCCCCACCTCTGTAATTCATAATTGGGaaagtgaattttctaagtgGGCAACCTTTGCTGTGTCCATGTATCATGGTGCGAACCGTGAACTTATTCTTGAGAAGTTAGGTGCTCGTGCTATTGAGGTACTCATAACCAGTTTTGACACATACAGAATTCATGGTAGCATCTTGTCTGATATTAAATGGGAGGTTGTGATAATTGATGAGGCACATCGGGTCAAAAACGAGAAATCGAAGCTCTATGCATCGTGTTTAGATATCAAGACCCCCAGGCGTATTGGTCTAACGGGAACAATAATGCAGAATAAGATCATGGAActgtttaatttgttcgattTGGTCGCACCGGGATCCTTGGGGACGAGGGAGCATTTTAGGGACTTCTATGATGAACCTCTCAAGCATGGTCAACGATCCACTGCTCCAGAAAAATTTGTCCAGATTGCTGATAAGCGAAAACAACACCTAGTGGGAGTTCTTCGTAAATATATGCTGAGAAGGACAAAAGATGAGACTATTGGGCATCTTATGATGGGTAAGGAAGATAATGTTGTGTTCTGTGCCATGAGTGAATTACAAAAGAGAGCGTATAGGAGAATGTTACAGTTGCCAGATATCCAGTGCCTAATAAATAAGGACATCCCTTGTAGTTGTGGAAGCCCACTTAGTCAAGTTGAATGTTGCAAGAGGACTGTACCAGATGGGATCATTTGGCCTCACCTTCACAGGGATAACCCTGAGGGTTGTGATTCATGTCCATTTTGCCTTGTCCTTCCTTGCTTGATCAAGCTTCAGCAG ATAAGCAATCACCTGGAATTAATTAAGCCTAATCCTAGGGATGAACCAgataagcaaaaaaaagatgctGAATTTGCCGCCGCTGTTTTTGGCTCTGATACTGATATGGTGGGTGGGAATACCCAGAATGAGAACTTCATGGGGCTGAGTGATGTTAAACATTGTGGCAAGATGCGGGCCCTTGAAAAGTTGATGCTCTCCTGGATCTCTCAAGGTGACAAGGTTCTTCTGTTTAGTTACTCGGTCAG GATGTTGGACATACTTGAGAAATTTCTCATACGCAAAGGTTATTGCTTTTCAAGACTCGATGGTTCTACTCCAGCCAATGCACGTCAGACTCTTGTTGATGACTTTAATTCTAGTCCGAGCAAACAG GTTTTCCTTATATCAACACGAGCTGGTGGGCTTGGGCTGAATCTTGTCAGTGCGAACCGTGTGGTAATATTTGATCCAAACTGGAATCCTGCCCATGATTTACAGGCCCAGGACAGGTCCTTCCGCTTTGGGCAGAAGCGGCATGTTCTGGTCTTCCGTCTTCTCGCAGCTGGCTCTCTTGAAGAGCTCGTTTATTCTCGGCAAGTTTACAAGCAGCAGTTGTCCAACATTGCTGTTTctggaaaaatggaaaagagataCTTTGAAGGAGTTCAG GACTGCAAGGAGTTTCGGGGTGAGCTATTCGGAATCTGCAATTTGTTTCATGATCTGTCTGACAAACTTTTCACTAGTGAGATTATTGAACTACATGGGGGACAATCATTGGAAAGCGAAACACACCTTGATGCAAAACAGAAGTCACCAGAATGGGCTAATAGTGATGTTCCTCAAGAGGAAGTCAGCACAACAATGATCTCTAAGAATAGAAAGCCTTATGATCGACAAAAACCTATGACCAGTAAGCCAACACTTGAAGACTTGG GTGTTGTATATGCTCACCGAAATGAGGAGATTGTAAACTTTGGTCCGGGAATTCAAATAAATCCAGAAGTGAACATGACCCAGAATGATAAGCAGCTCTCAGTTCATCTTAAGAGTAAAAGAAAACCTAGTCACGATGGTGTTGAAACGGAGGCATCTACAACCAGGAATTGGAAAAAAGATCAATTTAAGCTTCTTGCACAGTTTAAGGGTATGAACGAGATCGAGTTCAGCAAGTGGCTGGTATCGGCAACTCCTTCAGAACGGGAAAAGGTCCTTCATGACTTCAAGGAAACAAGGCAAAAGATTCCGAAGGGTTGA